A stretch of Sphingomicrobium flavum DNA encodes these proteins:
- the prfB gene encoding peptide chain release factor 2 has product MRAEAQAFADQINAATALLRRFLDWDRAEKRLAELNDKVEDPTLWDDPKAAQALMRERGRLDEAMKATLKIETELADTIELMEMAEMEGDAGMVDEAVASLEKLAERAEKDKVAALLAGEADGNNAYVEVHAGAGGTESQDWAEMLQRMYSRWGERHGMKVELIDYHAGEQAGIKSATLLLKGENAYGYVKTESGVHRLVRISPYDSSARRHTSFSSVWVYPEIDDSIEIEIVESDLRIDTYRASGAGGQHINTTDSAVRITHLPTNIVVACQNQRSQHKNKAEAMKQLKARLYEAELQKREEEANAANASKTEIGWGHQIRSYVLQPYQLVKDLRTGVTSTAPSDVLDGDLDKFMAAALSQRVTGEKVDVEDVE; this is encoded by the coding sequence ATGCGCGCTGAAGCGCAAGCCTTCGCCGACCAGATCAATGCCGCCACCGCGCTGCTGCGCCGCTTCCTCGATTGGGACCGGGCGGAAAAGCGGCTGGCCGAGCTCAACGACAAGGTCGAGGACCCGACGCTGTGGGACGATCCCAAGGCAGCGCAGGCGCTCATGCGCGAGCGCGGCCGGCTCGACGAGGCGATGAAGGCGACGCTCAAGATCGAGACCGAGCTGGCCGACACGATCGAGCTGATGGAAATGGCCGAGATGGAAGGCGATGCCGGCATGGTCGACGAGGCCGTGGCCAGCCTGGAAAAGCTCGCCGAGCGGGCAGAAAAGGACAAGGTCGCCGCGCTGCTGGCGGGCGAGGCCGATGGCAATAACGCCTATGTCGAGGTCCATGCCGGCGCGGGCGGGACCGAAAGCCAGGATTGGGCGGAAATGCTGCAGCGCATGTATTCGCGCTGGGGCGAGCGGCATGGCATGAAGGTCGAGCTGATCGACTATCACGCCGGCGAACAGGCCGGCATCAAGTCGGCTACGCTGTTGCTCAAGGGCGAGAATGCCTATGGCTATGTGAAGACCGAAAGCGGCGTACACCGGCTGGTCCGCATCAGCCCCTATGATTCATCGGCGCGCCGCCACACCAGCTTCTCTTCGGTCTGGGTCTATCCCGAAATCGACGACAGCATTGAGATCGAGATCGTCGAAAGCGATCTGAGGATCGACACTTATCGTGCCTCGGGAGCTGGCGGGCAGCATATCAACACCACCGATAGCGCGGTGCGCATCACCCACCTTCCCACCAATATCGTCGTCGCCTGCCAGAACCAGCGCTCGCAGCACAAGAACAAGGCTGAGGCGATGAAGCAGCTGAAGGCCCGCCTTTACGAGGCTGAGCTGCAGAAGCGCGAGGAAGAGGCTAATGCCGCCAATGCCTCCAAGACCGAGATCGGCTGGGGACATCAGATCCGCTCCTACGTGCTGCAACCCTACCAGCTTGTGAAGGATTTGCGCACGGGCGTGACCTCCACGGCGCCCTCCGACGTGCTCGACGGTGATCTCGACAAGTTCATGGCCGCCGCTTTGTCGCAGCGCGTGACGGGCGAGAAGGTCGACGTGGAAGATGTCGAATAG
- a CDS encoding class I SAM-dependent methyltransferase, with protein sequence MSNRAFALLALLALSGCRGDPREANDGFPLPRRDVAPILTNSFSTEDARDRLGEAELVMELAGVSEGMVVADIGAGKGYYTIRLAPAVGESGRVLAQDIVPETRDALAQRVRRENLDNVAVRLGAADNPGLPSNSFDRVFLVHMYHEVTEPYEFLWNLRDGLKEDGLVIVVDSDRPIKRHGMPPQQLDCEFAALGMARVQTADIEGTDAYFAAFEIARPRPEPRDIIPCS encoded by the coding sequence ATGTCGAATAGGGCATTCGCCCTGCTGGCGCTGCTGGCGCTGAGCGGCTGTCGCGGCGATCCGCGCGAGGCCAATGACGGCTTCCCGCTGCCCCGCCGCGACGTGGCGCCGATCCTTACCAACAGCTTTTCCACCGAAGACGCCCGCGACCGGCTGGGCGAAGCAGAACTGGTGATGGAGCTGGCGGGGGTAAGCGAAGGCATGGTGGTCGCCGATATCGGGGCCGGCAAAGGCTATTACACCATCCGTCTTGCCCCCGCCGTGGGCGAAAGCGGGCGTGTGCTGGCCCAGGATATCGTGCCGGAAACTCGCGATGCTTTGGCGCAGCGCGTTCGACGCGAAAATCTCGACAATGTGGCGGTGCGGCTGGGCGCTGCCGACAATCCCGGCCTGCCCTCGAACAGTTTCGATCGCGTCTTTCTCGTCCACATGTATCATGAAGTCACCGAGCCCTATGAATTCCTGTGGAATTTGCGCGACGGGCTGAAGGAAGACGGGCTGGTGATCGTGGTCGACAGCGATCGCCCGATCAAGCGTCACGGCATGCCGCCCCAGCAACTCGATTGCGAGTTTGCGGCACTCGGCATGGCGCGCGTGCAGACTGCCGATATCGAAGGCACCGATGCCTATTTTGCGGCCTTCGAAATCGCCCGTCCGAGGCCCGAGCCGCGCGACATCATTCCCTGCTCTTAA